One part of the Sorangiineae bacterium MSr11954 genome encodes these proteins:
- a CDS encoding TonB-dependent receptor, whose product MPGVARPTPGPAFGLPIIRGAGANDSEVYLEGMPVPLLYHFGGITSFINSRMLDRVDLYPGNFSARYGRKLGGIIDVRLKEPKTENGVHGVGDINTLDASVMAEVPIGSKAVVAAAARRSYVDFWFTSVVPKDTFSVVAAPVYYDYQAMGYIALGEKTRLRLMAYGSSDRLDLIFNNPLDADPNVRGKFGSGMDFHRAQIGLRTEFSKTVDQNIELSAGTTKYGQQAGNIADLDIRTLDLYARAEWRFRISPAFRLMAGIDHLTNFADGTFRGQPISANPTNNTEDNPANLGRVSTSLSMTAVHQPAVYLEAQIRPMERLLLIPSVRADYSSQIESATVDPRFAMRFDATDTTAFKGGVGVFSQPPGVVYALSGIGNPNLGYQSSVHSSFGIEQKLGDAATISVEAFHKSLYKLIVDTPGGRKPLIENEGRGRVYGAEFMLRVLPKGRFFGLVSYTLSRSERNEYGGAYHLFDLDQTHNLAMAGVYRLGRGWELGATFRLVSGNPMTPVASATYNANSDVYRARYGDLNSDRSPLFHRLDVRIEKKWTFTAWKLAAYLDIQNLYNQQNREGFQYNYDYSAKKDLPGIPILPSLGLRGEL is encoded by the coding sequence GGCATCACGAGCTTCATCAACTCGCGCATGCTCGATCGCGTGGATCTTTACCCGGGCAACTTCTCCGCCCGGTACGGCCGAAAGCTCGGCGGCATCATCGACGTTCGCCTCAAGGAGCCGAAGACCGAGAACGGCGTGCACGGCGTCGGCGACATCAATACGTTGGACGCGTCGGTCATGGCCGAGGTCCCCATCGGCTCCAAGGCGGTGGTGGCCGCGGCCGCGCGACGAAGCTATGTCGACTTTTGGTTCACCAGCGTGGTGCCCAAGGACACGTTCAGCGTGGTGGCGGCGCCCGTTTATTACGACTACCAGGCGATGGGGTACATCGCGCTGGGCGAGAAGACGCGCCTGCGCCTCATGGCCTACGGCAGCAGCGACCGGCTCGACCTCATCTTCAACAACCCGCTCGACGCCGATCCGAACGTGCGCGGCAAGTTCGGCAGCGGCATGGATTTCCACCGTGCGCAAATCGGGCTGCGCACCGAGTTCTCCAAGACGGTCGACCAGAACATCGAGCTCTCGGCCGGCACCACCAAGTACGGCCAGCAAGCCGGGAACATCGCCGACCTCGACATCCGCACCCTGGATCTCTACGCCCGCGCGGAGTGGCGCTTTCGCATCTCGCCGGCCTTTCGCCTCATGGCCGGCATCGATCACCTGACGAACTTCGCCGACGGCACCTTCCGGGGGCAGCCCATCTCGGCCAACCCCACGAACAATACGGAGGACAACCCCGCGAACCTCGGCCGCGTGTCGACGTCGCTCTCCATGACGGCGGTCCATCAGCCCGCCGTGTACCTGGAGGCGCAGATCCGGCCGATGGAACGGCTCCTGCTCATCCCGAGCGTGCGCGCCGACTACTCGTCGCAGATCGAGTCGGCCACCGTCGACCCGCGCTTCGCTATGCGCTTCGATGCGACTGATACCACGGCGTTCAAGGGCGGCGTCGGCGTCTTTTCGCAGCCGCCGGGGGTCGTCTATGCCCTCTCCGGGATCGGCAACCCCAACTTGGGATACCAGTCGTCCGTCCACTCCAGCTTCGGCATCGAGCAAAAACTAGGAGACGCGGCCACCATCAGCGTCGAGGCGTTCCACAAGTCGCTCTACAAGCTGATCGTCGACACGCCCGGCGGGCGCAAGCCGCTCATCGAGAACGAGGGGCGCGGCCGCGTCTATGGCGCAGAGTTCATGCTGCGCGTCCTGCCCAAGGGCCGGTTCTTCGGGCTCGTCTCCTACACGCTCTCGCGCAGCGAGCGGAACGAATACGGCGGCGCGTATCATCTCTTCGATCTGGATCAGACGCACAATTTGGCCATGGCCGGCGTCTATCGTTTGGGGCGCGGCTGGGAGCTCGGCGCGACCTTCCGCCTGGTGAGCGGCAACCCGATGACCCCCGTGGCATCGGCAACATACAACGCAAACTCCGACGTATACCGCGCACGCTATGGCGATTTGAACAGCGATCGAAGCCCGCTCTTTCACCGGCTCGACGTGCGCATCGAGAAGAAATGGACGTTCACCGCGTGGAAGCTCGCGGCGTACCTCGACATTCAGAACCTCTACAACCAGCAGAACCGCGAAGGCTTTCAGTACAACTACGACTACTCGGCGAAGAAAGATCTGCCAGGCATCCCGATCCTGCCCAGCCTGGGACTGCGAGGCGAGCTATGA
- a CDS encoding MotA/TolQ/ExbB proton channel family protein: MGIDQRLAVIVHGGAGWVMWVLIGLSVIAVSIILERTVSLMASRDDVRSMKEDLLAYLAQGDPTGAIERLEGSSSVEARVLIAGLGCADKGPAAAEERMASTSQLAKLSMEKNLSFLATVGSNAPFVGLLGTVIGIIRAFQALDAAHGQVSSHLMAEVGEALIATAMGLLVALPAIAFYNLFTRIIGSRLARADALGREVLAYMKTER; the protein is encoded by the coding sequence ATGGGTATCGATCAACGTCTTGCGGTCATCGTTCACGGCGGCGCCGGTTGGGTCATGTGGGTCCTGATCGGGCTCTCCGTCATCGCCGTCAGCATCATTTTGGAGCGCACGGTCAGCCTCATGGCGTCGCGCGACGACGTGCGCAGCATGAAGGAGGATCTCTTGGCCTATCTGGCGCAAGGGGATCCCACGGGGGCCATCGAGCGGCTCGAAGGGTCTTCGTCGGTGGAGGCCAGGGTGCTCATCGCCGGGCTCGGGTGCGCCGATAAGGGGCCCGCCGCGGCCGAAGAGCGCATGGCGAGCACCTCGCAGTTGGCCAAGCTCTCCATGGAGAAGAACCTCTCGTTTCTCGCCACCGTCGGGTCCAACGCGCCGTTCGTGGGGCTGCTCGGTACGGTCATCGGCATCATCCGCGCGTTTCAGGCGCTCGACGCGGCGCATGGCCAGGTCTCGTCGCACCTCATGGCCGAGGTGGGTGAGGCGCTGATCGCGACCGCCATGGGCCTCCTGGTCGCCCTGCCGGCAATTGCATTCTACAACTTGTTTACCCGCATCATCGGATCGCGGCTGGCGCGCGCCGATGCGCTTGGCCGTGAGGTGCTCGCCTATATGAAGACGGAGCGTTGA
- a CDS encoding biopolymer transporter ExbD: MGASISKQEGPLVGINVTPLVDVVLVLLIVLMVTANFLAAQSIPLDLPKGSSGEEVGTTLAVSVDKEGAIFVDGQPSNEEGLHRAAHAALTKDANARAVIAADGRNTHARVVKVMDILREEKIVRFAIQVEPEKAKP, translated from the coding sequence ATGGGCGCATCGATCTCGAAGCAAGAAGGTCCCCTCGTCGGCATCAATGTCACCCCCCTCGTCGACGTGGTTCTGGTGCTGCTCATCGTGCTCATGGTGACCGCGAACTTCCTCGCGGCGCAGAGCATCCCGCTCGATCTGCCCAAGGGCTCGAGCGGCGAAGAGGTGGGCACCACGCTCGCCGTCAGCGTGGACAAGGAAGGCGCGATCTTCGTCGATGGGCAGCCCTCGAACGAAGAGGGGCTCCACCGCGCGGCGCACGCTGCCCTCACCAAGGATGCGAACGCGCGCGCCGTCATCGCGGCCGACGGCCGCAACACACACGCCCGGGTCGTCAAGGTGATGGATATCTTGCGCGAGGAAAAGATCGTGCGCTTCGCCATCCAGGTGGAGCCCGAGAAAGCGAAGCCCTGA
- a CDS encoding energy transducer TonB — protein sequence MIEQRGTMPVGMRHVAEDGEPSWFGSACAAASIILHIGVAFALQHGGHDEAPAPRIVELTMTEAPPPPPPPPPPKVDEPEPPKPKPVPVPEKVRVQQPVKEVPPEAPPPQMTGRTLTDPGEGDKSWSSLTGNGQEMKGPLVVNPQGSPTGTGTAPAPPAPPAPPPGPRFVAVGDLSRAPRPPNLDDALERNYPKSARMQGIGGTAVLRAQILPDGRIGVVRRTSESFAGFGEACERTLRSANWSPPIDRAGLPVGTEITYTCRFDVRE from the coding sequence GTGATCGAACAGCGTGGAACCATGCCGGTCGGCATGCGCCATGTCGCCGAGGACGGCGAGCCATCGTGGTTCGGTTCGGCCTGCGCGGCCGCCAGCATCATCCTGCACATCGGGGTGGCGTTCGCGCTTCAACACGGAGGACACGACGAGGCCCCCGCCCCCAGGATCGTCGAGCTGACGATGACGGAGGCGCCGCCTCCCCCACCGCCGCCGCCCCCGCCGAAGGTCGATGAGCCGGAGCCGCCCAAGCCGAAGCCCGTACCGGTGCCCGAGAAGGTGCGCGTGCAGCAGCCGGTGAAGGAGGTGCCGCCCGAGGCGCCGCCGCCGCAGATGACGGGGCGCACGCTCACCGATCCGGGCGAGGGCGACAAGTCGTGGTCGTCGCTCACGGGAAATGGTCAGGAGATGAAGGGGCCCCTGGTGGTCAATCCGCAAGGCTCGCCCACGGGAACCGGCACCGCCCCCGCGCCCCCTGCCCCGCCGGCGCCACCGCCCGGACCTCGTTTCGTGGCCGTGGGCGATCTGTCGCGCGCGCCGCGTCCACCGAACCTGGACGATGCGCTGGAGCGGAACTACCCGAAGTCCGCTCGGATGCAGGGCATCGGTGGAACCGCCGTTCTTCGTGCGCAAATTTTGCCGGATGGCCGTATCGGGGTGGTGCGGCGTACGTCGGAGAGCTTCGCCGGTTTTGGCGAGGCGTGCGAGCGCACCTTGCGAAGCGCCAACTGGTCGCCGCCAATTGACCGTGCGGGTCTTCCTGTTGGGACAGAGATCACCTACACGTGCCGCTTTGACGTTCGTGAATGA
- a CDS encoding RNA polymerase sigma factor: protein MKEILVNRFSLLPTTGPVVDKDELVLSLQRGEREAVARAYELFHERVRSFARRLLHDESAAEDLVHEVFVTLPSAIRSFRGESALPTFLIGIAVRHARHHVRAAARRRAAMERLAQAPAPDSSPDAEDRAYSEQLARALSRAMDRLPDDQRAVFVLCEMDERTSAEVAVIVGAPEGTVRTRLFHAKRKLREILEREGFR from the coding sequence GTGAAGGAAATCCTTGTGAATCGCTTCTCCCTCTTACCGACCACCGGTCCCGTGGTCGACAAAGACGAGCTCGTACTCTCCCTGCAGCGGGGCGAACGAGAAGCCGTTGCGCGCGCCTATGAACTTTTCCATGAACGAGTGCGAAGCTTCGCCCGACGGCTTCTCCATGACGAGAGCGCCGCAGAGGACCTGGTCCACGAGGTGTTCGTCACCTTGCCATCCGCCATCCGGTCGTTCCGAGGGGAGTCCGCCCTCCCGACCTTCCTCATTGGCATCGCAGTGCGCCATGCGCGTCATCACGTACGCGCCGCCGCACGGCGGCGCGCCGCCATGGAACGCTTGGCACAAGCCCCCGCGCCCGACTCGTCGCCGGACGCGGAAGACCGAGCCTACTCGGAGCAACTCGCGCGAGCCTTGTCGCGCGCCATGGATCGTCTCCCCGACGACCAGCGCGCCGTTTTCGTCCTCTGCGAAATGGACGAACGCACCTCCGCGGAGGTGGCCGTGATTGTCGGAGCACCCGAAGGAACGGTGCGCACGCGCTTGTTCCACGCAAAACGCAAGCTCCGTGAGATTCTAGAGCGAGAGGGGTTCCGATGA
- a CDS encoding IS3 family transposase: MRFAFIHEEKASCPISVLCTVLGVSRSGYYAWTIRPAPARETSDAQLAVEIATTHKRSRNTYGSPRVHRDLRARGIYVGKKRVERLMREHGIAAKRRRRFRRTTESKHLHPIAPNLLERRFDAARLNTAWVTDVTYVWTLEGWLYLAVILDLCSRRVVGWAASENNDRHLALAALRCALADRTPSPGLLHHSDRGSTYASDDYRNELATHGMIASMSRKGDCWDNAVAESFFATLKGELVDHEIYATRRSAIASISEYIDVFYNTERRHSSLDYVSPIEFELKLKARRIRREAA; this comes from the coding sequence GTGAGGTTTGCGTTCATCCACGAGGAGAAGGCGTCTTGCCCGATCAGTGTATTGTGCACGGTACTGGGGGTATCACGGAGCGGCTACTATGCATGGACGATCCGTCCGGCGCCAGCTCGCGAGACGAGCGACGCACAGCTCGCCGTCGAAATTGCCACCACGCACAAGCGAAGCCGAAACACCTATGGCAGTCCACGAGTGCATCGCGATCTTAGAGCTCGCGGGATCTATGTGGGCAAGAAGCGCGTGGAGAGGTTGATGCGGGAACACGGCATCGCCGCCAAGCGAAGGAGGCGCTTTCGTCGCACGACGGAGTCGAAGCATTTGCACCCGATCGCTCCCAACCTGCTCGAACGCCGATTCGATGCCGCACGCTTGAATACGGCATGGGTCACCGACGTGACATACGTCTGGACGCTGGAGGGCTGGCTCTATCTGGCGGTCATTCTGGACCTCTGCTCCCGCCGGGTAGTTGGTTGGGCTGCGAGTGAGAACAACGATCGTCACCTCGCATTGGCAGCCCTCCGGTGCGCTCTGGCCGATCGCACGCCGAGCCCTGGGCTGCTTCACCACTCCGATCGAGGAAGTACCTATGCGAGCGACGACTACCGCAACGAGCTGGCGACCCATGGCATGATCGCCAGCATGAGCCGCAAAGGCGACTGCTGGGACAACGCCGTGGCCGAGAGCTTCTTCGCGACCCTCAAGGGTGAACTGGTCGATCATGAGATCTACGCGACACGACGCTCCGCCATCGCATCGATCTCCGAGTACATCGATGTATTTTACAACACAGAAAGACGACACTCTTCGCTCGACTACGTGAGCCCAATCGAATTTGAGTTGAAATTGAAGGCGAGAAGGATAAGAAGAGAAGCTGCTTAA
- the ltrA gene encoding group II intron reverse transcriptase/maturase: MTPTKPFAISKRMVWEAFKAVKANKGAPGIDGQSIESFEQNLARNLYCIWNRLASGSYFPPPVLQVEIPKRDGGVRELGVPTVGDRVAQTVVAMHLGPITERQFHPDSYGYRPGRSAHQAVEQARQRCWRYPWALDLDIRAFFDSLNHSLMMRAVRRFTEERWVLLYVERWLKASVQRSNGHIEPSDRGTPQGGVVSPVLANIFLHLAFDRWMNENFPDVPFERYADDVLVHCRSKADAERMRREIAERLQRCGLQLHPEKTRVVCCRPDAKKVEAKSFDFLGFTFRPRIAKSRTGQIFTTFGPAISGKAAKSLRATMRRTWRVPHRTEMSLNDLAEKVNPALRGWIRYYGRFRPTELVSVFNGINLALRIWAMRKYKRFKRRPLAAKAWLHGIATKERGLFAHWGIPALFPTVAAGR; the protein is encoded by the coding sequence ATGACGCCGACGAAGCCGTTCGCCATCTCGAAAAGGATGGTGTGGGAGGCGTTCAAGGCCGTAAAGGCCAACAAAGGGGCTCCGGGGATAGACGGCCAGAGCATCGAGTCGTTTGAGCAGAATCTCGCTCGAAACCTTTATTGCATCTGGAATCGTCTGGCTTCGGGGTCGTATTTCCCTCCACCTGTTCTGCAGGTGGAAATTCCTAAACGTGACGGCGGCGTGCGCGAACTCGGCGTCCCCACTGTGGGCGACCGCGTTGCGCAGACCGTCGTCGCGATGCACCTGGGCCCGATCACGGAGCGCCAGTTCCATCCGGACTCTTACGGCTACCGCCCTGGGCGTTCCGCCCATCAGGCAGTCGAACAGGCTCGGCAACGGTGCTGGCGGTATCCTTGGGCTCTGGATCTCGACATCCGCGCCTTCTTCGACAGTCTGAATCACTCGCTCATGATGCGTGCGGTTCGGCGCTTCACGGAGGAACGGTGGGTGCTGCTCTATGTCGAGCGATGGTTGAAAGCCAGCGTTCAACGATCGAATGGTCACATTGAGCCGAGCGATCGAGGTACACCACAAGGGGGAGTCGTCAGCCCCGTGCTTGCGAATATTTTTCTGCATCTCGCCTTCGATCGGTGGATGAACGAGAACTTCCCCGACGTGCCGTTTGAGCGGTACGCGGACGATGTCCTTGTGCATTGCCGGTCCAAAGCGGACGCCGAGAGAATGCGGCGCGAGATTGCCGAGCGCCTCCAGCGTTGTGGACTGCAACTTCACCCGGAGAAAACCCGGGTCGTGTGTTGCCGGCCCGACGCCAAGAAGGTAGAAGCCAAGAGCTTCGACTTCCTTGGGTTCACGTTCAGACCCCGAATCGCCAAATCGAGGACGGGGCAAATCTTCACCACGTTCGGTCCCGCGATAAGTGGCAAGGCGGCAAAGAGTCTCCGCGCCACGATGCGTAGGACCTGGCGAGTGCCACACCGCACGGAGATGAGCCTCAACGATCTCGCCGAGAAGGTTAATCCAGCACTTCGTGGGTGGATCCGGTACTATGGCCGTTTCCGCCCGACGGAGCTGGTGTCTGTCTTCAACGGGATCAACCTCGCACTGCGAATCTGGGCGATGCGCAAGTACAAGCGCTTCAAACGACGACCTTTGGCGGCCAAGGCGTGGCTTCATGGCATCGCAACGAAGGAACGTGGGCTCTTTGCCCACTGGGGAATCCCCGCCCTGTTTCCCACCGTAGCGGCTGGGCGATAG
- a CDS encoding transposase produces MSKRKRRVFTPQFKAEAVRLCEVGDRTVGQVAKDLDLTETALRAWVKRAGEDADEGPKESLTTAERDELTELRRKVKRLEMEREILKKAAAFVCHESAR; encoded by the coding sequence ATGTCGAAGAGGAAGCGAAGAGTGTTCACGCCCCAGTTTAAGGCCGAAGCGGTGAGGCTTTGTGAGGTAGGCGACCGCACGGTCGGCCAGGTGGCGAAGGACCTGGATCTGACGGAGACGGCGCTCCGTGCGTGGGTCAAGCGCGCGGGAGAGGATGCGGATGAAGGGCCGAAGGAAAGCTTGACGACCGCTGAGCGCGACGAGCTCACGGAACTGCGGCGGAAAGTGAAGCGGCTAGAGATGGAACGAGAAATCCTAAAAAAAGCGGCGGCCTTCGTGTGCCACGAGAGCGCACGGTGA
- a CDS encoding metallophosphoesterase: MSEGRLLFAWLHLSDIHHSKSLGADSIDRELILTVLRRDAEDLLAKNRVPKPQVILVTGDIAATGDEPKLGQSADEYVVAARWLDQFAETFGLHRSDVLVVPGNHDVQRPQDLDHDVSRLINAVRQGAERLDDVLDQTADRAKIVMRQRNYLAFAASFGPTSTCREPDGLWWTATLAVGTRLLRLIGLNTALLARDDQDQGLLRLGGQQLAPLVVGTDAGQLTIALTHHPLAGSWLHDEEEALAWFKNNVHVHLSGHVHSPSSEDRRSGSGLGLVSVMAGAVHAGAPGAKSPRNHCYNFSALYELADGRLVLRVWHRRWSKPNAAFRTDVDHVGEDGFAEHAIQRVPNGWSKSMSAAKNDPRSFIYPDPMDLKAAAIGETAALVQAATGLRIELLFQGKRTVALWAKRVHGPVNEWKRLLLKVACLLAGDESVEQLSIGFADTSRLRNGTGEDDLLIERLIFPAAMVRRVAFEKRAAPDFWSNVTVEMFTMPVSPFEDPVSIPFPDYEARLR; the protein is encoded by the coding sequence GTGAGCGAGGGCCGCCTGCTGTTCGCCTGGTTGCACCTGAGTGACATCCACCACTCAAAATCGCTCGGCGCGGACAGCATCGATCGGGAGCTGATCCTGACGGTCCTGCGTCGCGACGCCGAAGATCTTTTGGCGAAGAACAGAGTACCCAAACCGCAAGTTATCCTCGTGACCGGAGATATCGCTGCAACTGGCGATGAGCCGAAGCTTGGACAATCAGCCGACGAATATGTGGTCGCTGCCCGATGGCTCGACCAGTTTGCCGAGACATTCGGCCTCCATCGTTCGGACGTGCTCGTCGTGCCGGGGAACCACGACGTGCAACGCCCCCAGGACCTTGACCACGATGTTTCGAGATTGATCAACGCCGTGCGTCAGGGAGCTGAGCGCCTTGATGACGTCCTCGACCAAACCGCCGATCGCGCGAAGATCGTGATGCGCCAAAGGAACTATCTCGCTTTCGCCGCGAGTTTCGGCCCAACCAGCACGTGTCGCGAGCCAGATGGCCTCTGGTGGACTGCAACGCTCGCGGTTGGCACGAGGTTGCTTCGATTGATTGGGCTGAATACCGCCCTTTTGGCTCGCGACGACCAAGATCAGGGCCTGCTACGGCTTGGCGGTCAACAGTTGGCGCCCCTCGTCGTCGGAACCGATGCTGGCCAGCTTACCATCGCGCTCACCCACCATCCGCTCGCAGGAAGCTGGCTTCACGATGAGGAAGAGGCCCTCGCGTGGTTCAAGAACAACGTCCATGTCCACCTTAGCGGCCACGTGCACAGTCCATCATCCGAGGACCGACGTTCCGGGTCCGGGCTTGGGCTCGTAAGCGTGATGGCCGGTGCGGTGCACGCGGGTGCTCCCGGAGCGAAATCGCCCCGCAATCACTGTTACAATTTCTCGGCGCTCTACGAGCTGGCGGATGGGCGTCTGGTGTTGCGCGTTTGGCATCGGCGCTGGTCGAAGCCGAACGCGGCTTTCCGGACTGACGTTGACCACGTGGGCGAAGATGGGTTCGCCGAGCATGCCATCCAGCGCGTGCCGAACGGCTGGAGCAAGTCCATGTCCGCGGCAAAGAACGACCCTCGATCGTTCATCTATCCGGATCCCATGGACCTGAAGGCCGCAGCAATCGGCGAGACTGCTGCTCTCGTTCAAGCGGCAACGGGATTGCGGATCGAACTCCTCTTCCAAGGAAAACGGACTGTCGCGCTGTGGGCCAAACGCGTTCACGGCCCTGTGAACGAGTGGAAGCGTCTCCTCCTCAAGGTGGCATGCTTGCTCGCAGGCGATGAGAGCGTTGAGCAGCTCTCCATAGGCTTCGCGGATACCTCGCGCCTGCGAAACGGGACCGGCGAGGACGATCTCCTCATCGAGAGACTGATATTCCCCGCCGCAATGGTTCGTAGGGTTGCATTCGAGAAAAGGGCAGCCCCGGACTTCTGGAGCAACGTTACCGTCGAGATGTTTACCATGCCCGTGTCCCCGTTCGAGGACCCTGTGTCGATCCCCTTTCCAGATTACGAAGCGAGGCTTCGATGA
- a CDS encoding tetratricopeptide repeat protein, translating into MRTIMALRHPVSTARPRSSSLPTRFALLSALLLTLGFAACAHHDASRSSSDAAGHAAIAAPPTRKVRGGEPDFAAFERHAGEAWALYRKHDDRGAMRAYERALGAKPDDEQVLYRLAAASLRAGETAAARRWLGRLADTGSDLVPTLDQFQALETDAEFRAIAARMIAQAARHRRAAFAFRVPERGLLAEAIAYDPVEPAFYVGSATRRKIVKYAPGNAPRDFVSARPDLDAIGGIRVDASRRRLWAVSGTDPRMDGFNAAEAERNALAELDLGTGALVGLYRLDAPGEHGLNDVAVDAKGRPFATDTSSGQIYTMNEGQRALVPLFDVPPFAGPNGIAFDDQGTTLFVADATGLHRIDVAARKTRRLAQPTNVALGFIDGLYFARTARGPRLLGVQSGAGPGRVVSVSLNAALDEVTGLEILESNHPSFDGPTTGAIVGPWLYIIANSQLWVPREPRETIVLKVPLDPSTPAR; encoded by the coding sequence ATGCGGACGATCATGGCCCTTCGCCACCCTGTTTCCACCGCGCGCCCGCGGTCGTCTTCGCTCCCGACGCGCTTCGCCCTTCTATCCGCTCTTCTCCTCACCCTCGGCTTTGCCGCTTGCGCGCACCACGATGCATCGCGCTCGAGCTCGGACGCGGCGGGCCATGCGGCCATCGCGGCTCCTCCGACGCGCAAGGTTCGCGGGGGAGAGCCGGACTTTGCAGCCTTCGAGCGCCACGCCGGGGAGGCGTGGGCGCTCTATCGCAAGCACGACGATCGCGGTGCGATGCGGGCGTACGAGCGGGCGCTGGGCGCGAAGCCGGATGACGAACAGGTGCTCTATCGGCTCGCGGCCGCGTCCCTGCGCGCGGGGGAGACGGCGGCAGCGCGCAGGTGGCTCGGGCGGCTCGCCGATACGGGGAGCGATCTCGTTCCTACCCTCGACCAGTTTCAGGCGCTCGAGACCGATGCGGAGTTTCGCGCCATTGCGGCGCGGATGATCGCGCAGGCTGCGCGCCATCGGCGCGCGGCCTTCGCGTTTCGCGTTCCGGAGAGAGGGCTCTTGGCCGAGGCCATCGCCTACGATCCGGTGGAGCCCGCGTTTTACGTGGGGAGCGCCACGCGGCGGAAGATCGTCAAGTATGCGCCGGGAAACGCGCCGCGCGATTTCGTGAGCGCGAGGCCCGATCTGGATGCCATCGGCGGCATTCGCGTCGATGCATCCCGGCGCAGGTTGTGGGCCGTCAGCGGCACGGATCCGCGCATGGATGGGTTCAACGCGGCCGAGGCCGAGCGCAATGCGCTCGCGGAGCTCGACCTCGGCACGGGGGCGTTGGTGGGGTTGTATCGCCTGGACGCACCGGGCGAGCACGGGCTCAACGACGTGGCCGTCGATGCGAAGGGGCGGCCGTTTGCGACGGATACGTCGTCGGGGCAGATTTATACGATGAACGAAGGGCAACGGGCGCTGGTGCCGCTGTTCGACGTGCCCCCGTTCGCGGGCCCCAATGGCATCGCCTTCGACGACCAAGGCACCACGCTGTTCGTGGCCGACGCCACCGGCCTGCATCGGATCGATGTGGCCGCGCGCAAAACGCGACGGCTCGCGCAGCCGACAAATGTCGCGCTGGGGTTCATCGACGGACTTTACTTCGCGCGAACCGCCCGCGGTCCGCGGCTCTTGGGCGTTCAAAGCGGGGCGGGACCGGGACGCGTGGTCTCCGTGTCCCTGAACGCGGCGCTCGACGAGGTGACCGGCCTGGAGATCCTCGAATCGAACCATCCGTCGTTCGACGGCCCCACCACCGGCGCCATCGTGGGCCCATGGCTGTACATCATCGCCAACAGCCAACTCTGGGTCCCCCGCGAGCCGCGCGAAACCATCGTGCTCAAGGTGCCCCTCGACCCATCGACCCCGGCGCGCTAG